The genomic stretch TCTTCTGAATTCCTCCACCATCTGACGACTTATGACTATTGGAAAACAAATGCGTGATCCATTCACCAACTTTATGCATGGAATCTTCGAGGATAAATTGTCTTATAGCAACGATGtaggggcagtaaagtcctctaatggcgaccacgtactggaagatgtagtgttggtGGGCCACCCTGaagatggaccgaagatctggtcaagatcgccggaataggttagatgagggcagaGCAGAACCAATCGTCGTggtaatctttgggggaggcttttgtccagctgtggacgtcttccggctgaatgaCGGAGTTATCTTCTGTGAAGGCGAAACTTTGGATCACCAAATTTGTGTTCGGTATGTTACCAGTGCTAccaggctgctttgcacaggatgccggctagattatgggtaccacaacggcgcctttttctgccggtaagcagtaatgtgtaagtattattgtgttttggtctgaagggcgccgtagctggtgtaATTACtgatgggcaaatgagacttaacatcttatgtctcaaggtgacgagcgcaattatagtgccgctcggaatttttgggtttttcaagaatcctgagcggcactgcattgtaatgggtagggcgtatgaattatcatcagctgaaagtcaGGTACGCTTTATCACAGCGTAATgttttgtgtactttattacacATTATTCCTTAGCTGTGATTAAACAATTCTCCTATTTCCTAACTGCATTCagttgttttgatatttaaaaatcgAACAGATTCAATATTAAACAGTTCTAAATTCCAAATTGGTAGTAAATATGTAGAATGTGTAATGTGTAAAAAACGACAGAAATTAAAAGACATGCCATCCACTGTCGACAACAAACAAACGCTGCTATTGCATTTGATCTTAGAtgttttatacgtctagatagactatgacagctgtgaaaacatcaaaaaaaataagtttaatactcacctctattttcagcaattcacgcacactaacacaaagtgtgtaagacgtagcttgtcacacacactaaactactattcctggcctgtttttatcagttgtctctATCTAGCTGTCACGCATCTAAAAATACATTCCATTTCTCATACTAACTTAGTTATAAAGTCCGCATTTCACATAAATCATTCATCGATTTccacttatttcaataaaaataatattccaaCATATTTACGATAAACCATGGTTGCcagttaaaaaattaatattcctggcctgtttttgtcggttgtctaacagcaagagtcgtataaattatttaagcattttattattaaacccgACGACAGACGATGTTCGGTCAAAAGATTAAAAATCTAAGTATTCgcgaataatgtagttatctttagtgctaattccgccaatatttgtttttaaacaattcgacacgtgtttcgcctctacacgaggcatcctcaggacgtgttttcTGGCCAATACTGTAATAATACTATAATGTAGTCATCGCAAATACGTAACTAATCAAgtaaatgagttaaaaatgaaacaaaaactctctaaatgtttttattatatattgtaaaaagtAATCAAATGTTAATGATTAATTTCGTATTCGTGTAAactgcttttacattaccgctttattaCGAATTAAttgaagtattaaaatggaaatagtatgttatccttgaGAGGTAGACATATGCTATCtcgacttttctgtagacctgtataagatacacaattcctctatacattattgtgttatatCTCCAAGGGTTTAGAccgcgttttcgttgaaagctcccagacggcaaTTTTTTTGACACGACAACTACAACAAAtttcgttaatgtatacaaaaacttatcaAATTATATACTGAAACCTTCCACGAgaaccacattggtgaaaacagcgtGAAAATCGGAGTTGTACTTTGAGAATATCgcaaacagacatacagacagacgTGGCGGTGGACtttgttttacaatattatgttatgacaGTTGGAATTCACGGACGAACTTTATTTGTACGTTCTAATAGAATTAGATCAGCTAGCTATTTTCGAGTACCTTCATGCTGTGTGGTAAAGAAAGGCTGATGTATCACTAAAACTATGTACAATTATTAAACACAAACTATATGAGCTTAATTATCAGCtgtctttattataattaatcacACACAGCACACGGGGCAATGAACCGTCATTCACAAAATATCCCTACGTTTAATGTTccatttaaaggattaaaacgcgtgtaattgtaactgttattactttagatttttgcgtaaaagttacatttttgttttaattaaccCAACGTTTCAAGAAATTTTCAGAGCTCGTTTTGAGATCAATTACAATTACGCGCGTTTTAATCCTCTAGaagtgtattatttaaatgtgtcactcgcgtcaatcaaagaaaaaaaaatgcgtgtgtacaaagtacacatgtctgtagtgaaacctgcattatgcatgaacctctaaactgcatatgaagtcttactacatgttgctaggatgacacatgatttcaaccgctatgaaagacattactaacaccgctaccatatatatgttctcctggtgtctatgcagttataagtcgtgcgtatgacatatgaatatattaaggtatacctactcacgtcatacttacataaaaataaaatagtgtgcatatttctgtctcattctttgccggcttcatcctacacatttttgtatttgtgtctcttacctgtcgttttttccgttgcatccggtttgaaatcacaacttttctaaagaagtttcattcaataatatGTCCCTACTGCCGTAAAACAAGACGTTTTGAATATAACTAGCGTATAggcattataatttaagtagtaTTATATTTAGAATTTGTAAACTGAAGTTTCTGATCACTATTGTAAGTGTTGTATTATAGTACCTACGTTTAAATCATTGTTGTTGGTAGCaaattattttcgttttatCATAACGCAAGGTAACTGACCCAGCAGACGttttccatataaattaagtacctactccgcgcccgctcattgtatgaattgtaatatgtaatgaaatgtcattgactgaattaccTACTTGTATTACGAATATACCTACAGGTAGTATTTCTAAAAAGTGGTATAtcttccggataagtaatcaccaacaataatataataaaattttctccaAATCTCGCTGCATCTTATCATAAAAGTTTAATTCCGTttaattaaaaagttcagtTTTTTCCGAAGGAAAAAGCCGGTTatccatttattagtattgattttgataaaattaaagagaaattacATTCCAAGCACCTAGTAATATGAAGGTAGCCCTTAGTAATATGAAGTTAGCACCTACTAATatgaaggtttttttttttcttcttcttttggcaatagaaTATGAAGGATAAAGGGCGAAacttacttgtttttttttaaatttattaaagcaGATAAAGGTTTAGTACGAGTGGGTATTCATACTAAACCTATATCTGTTTCTTTACAAAAACACAATAGGTAGGTAATCAAGTTAGTCATTTTTTATTAGGtctattaccagtgggaggccgtTTGCACAGCGGCCCGATTCACGTAATTTTACATGAGCGATATCGCAGCGACTTCTGTCGTTCACCTACGATTCGTATTCACGTGATTTAAATCGCACGTTCGAGAAACGATCCTATCCAAAAAATTTTGGATCGTTAGAATATACGTGAATCGGcctacaggatgccggctagaatatgggtaggtactacaacggcgcctttttctgccgtgaagcagtaatgtgtaagcattattgtgttttggtctgaagggagccgtagctagtgaaatgactggtcaaatgagacttaacaacttattttAGTGTTAtgtgtagttccgctcagaattttcgggtttttccagaatcctgagcggcactacattgtaataggcagggcgtatcaattaccatcagctgaacggcctgctcgtctctACCTAACcatatctaaaataaaatgaagtTCTTATGCCAAAGATTAGCTAAGTGGTCATTGCATTGATCTATATATAGGTTTCAATATTAATGCACCCAGCATTCCGTCCGctgccttaaaattattatttatttgcttcTCAAATTATAGATGCGTAAGAAGTAGCGTCAGTGACATGATTGGTATCTTTTTCTAAGAATCTAATGAAACAACTACACTTGCATTAGTAATATCACAGTGTATCAATTAACAACACATTCTTGTGTTTTAATGATGTCATGTGTGACAAGTTCAAGAAAATGATTTATTACATACGTTCCAGTTAATACTAGTGAATATAGGTTTCCATGTTAGGATTAGTGGCTGATTATCAAAACAGACTAATTACATTTTTggaactaaaatttatgaacccACGAGAACtagggttccgtccgagcgctcttgcAACTGACCCAACCGTTAAAAggaataaaatgcatttattttctcggaactggttcctttagaattctctttgatgtcatttctaatatacttccATAATCTACCTTCTATAATCTACTACTACCGATCTGAGagataagaagcggcgcaagaaactctcccaacattaaaaaaaatatattcaccGTTCAAGTGACACATGGTTCGTAAGTCTTCGTATGTCTTCtacaactctcagattgtggcttcatcttcagaatctactttacagttgataacctgctcaaccccaataattgcatattaggaaattgacttgagatgtcgctctttcaaacctaaacaagtagttattttaaagtgatatccctcactttgggatttaaaattaaatttgttaccaaaatctcattcaaattcaattttttttttttttaaataggatgtgacatcacttattgaaagtcaaaaactaccaccacccATTCcgaaacgaatgcctcagacctgagaaaaatgggctcaacaaactcagcgggaaaatattatgtttacaaagtaatattgtacagttcaacttattaattaatagcctgagggtggtcgctccattcccaatctgtggtatcattaagaaagtcatttatgttataataacctttaccatatagtaaacgttttttaacaatccttttgaataacgtaatacttttgttttgaacattttctgggatctcgttgtataagcatatacatcgccccacaaaagacttactaactctacttagccgagtagcaggCATCATCAATTAATCCCAGGAGTGTGTGATATCACTTtaactttattacaatttaaaacaatttgtgtAAAACGGACTAATTTCCAACATTCTCAGGATCTCAGAGAAGGAGTACCTACCTATTGGACCATTAATTGTGAAATCGAATATggtcgccgcgcaaaattataatAGCATCAATAAGCATATCGTTCTCTTTGTTGCAAAGAACAAGTTTGGGATAattcttgaaatccaatatgCCCATCGCGCAAATTGATGATATCATcaaatatgaatatcgtttccaaggttcCCAGGGTATTGAAaacgaaattgggatcatttttaaatccaatatggcctgGTATGTGTTAGGTGTACACGCTGTAGCGTCGCTTTGCTAAGTGTAAGTGTAATCCATCAACAACATCATAGTGCAATACAAAGATGCGTATCGTAACCTGACGAAGTTACCTCGGTTCTTCATTGTGTCGGACATGCTTGGCTGGGACAGAGTGCTGGATATCTTTGCGATCATGAGATCGCGTATCGCAACACTTTGTCTTTTGCCGGTTGTGAGAATCCAAAAATGAGATCCTGAGCACACTGGGTGTCTGGATTGCTCAATTCTAAAACATTGGCGTTCGGTTCtcaagtataattattattctctcattatgtggctccatctacaggatctactttacagttgataatccgctcaaacccaataattgcatattaagtaattgacttaagatgtcgatttttcaaacctaaacaatttgttgtttttaaagtgatatctctcacttctgggattaactatacaaattaaagtaaccgaaatttatgaacgatgtgggacttgGACCCATGACCTCTCCTGTTCCTTCCGAGCTctctaactgagccaaccgttcgagtgacgcatggttcatAAATCGTAAATTCTCACACCCCGTTTTACACTTTTTCTCTCTAATGATTATCTGTAGGACAAATGACACATGTTACAAATTACAGTTGCCAAATGTCAAATCATAAGCTATCAACGTGAACAACACGGTTTCATcagaatttattttatagtaatacaaaaaatataataaaggaaTCTGTAAAAGGTTAATTATTAAAGCTGTAAATTTCAATCTCTTACATGGAAAATAAATGCTATACCTGCGTGTGCTAATATTAAGTGATAAAAGGTTATAATTCTGAAAATTTTCAGATGCCTCTTTCGTGTAGGTTTTACCAGGAAAAATATCCTGAAGTGGAGGATGTAGTTATGGTAAATGTGCGCTCAATAGCTGAAATGGGCGCGTATGTACATTTATTGGAGTATAACAATATAGAGGGCATGATTCTGCTCTCCGAATTGTCGAGGCGTCGTATCAGATCAATCAACAAACTCATCAGAGTGGGTAAAACTGAACCAGTGGTTGTCATAAGAGTTGACAAAGAGAaaggtaaatatttaatttattattggtaCCAATTAAAACGTTCATACTTACATCTACACCTATTTCCCACTTAAGGGTCTCTGTTTACCATGGTCCTTACATTCTTTACTAAAAAGCCATTCAACTGTACACTAGAATAGATCCATTCATACAAGCTCGCCTATTCTTCAGCTTCTTGACCTGCCAGATATTAACCATGTAATTTCTAATTCTTATTTCACAAACACATTTTGTGTGGTTTAAACACTTCTAAACCACACTtgctttattataaatatgtctTATCAATCTACTTTCATCCATCCCCTATCTCAAATAcccatctttattttattagcaAATTCTTTAAATTAGGGAGTAATTTCATGAGTAATAAGTGTTTGGTGTAGTATTATGAAGATACTTGATGACTTTACAAACAATTCCAGGTTACATAGACTTGTCAAAACGTCGGGTCTCTGCCGAAGACATAGATAAATGCACAGAGAGGTATGCTAAAGCCAAGGCAGTCAACTCAATCCTTAGGCATGTTGCGGAACTATTACATTACGAGAACTCAGAACAATTAGAGGAACTGTACAAAAGAACTGCATGGCTGtttgaagaaaaatataaaaagaaggCCTCAGCTTATGATTTCTTCAAGCAAGCTGCTGTGTAAGTTTTACTTTTGGTTTATATccttgtaatattaaattaaattcagtaCTTACTTGATCTTTGTTCAGATCGATACATGATATATTCAGACATCACCTGTATCagatttcagttttattttctttgaatttatttatacatttatacaaaCTAGGCTTGCACATAATAGCTCATGACTGGGGGCGGTCAATTTAGTTATCTGACCTTTCCTGGTATTATACTAAAGAACTATGAACTACAGTGAAGTCCCTAAATGCAAACAAAAACATTATAGTAGCAcagaatattttgtatattgagCCTGCGCAAGATAATAATAGTAAGCAATGTCGTTTGTGAAGTACATAACAGTAttggaattcaaaaaaggatCCATAGCTCAGATCACTAATATATAGCATCCATCAGATCCATTATGAACTAACAAACTAAGGAGCGAGGGATCTGGGGATGAGTTCGTGTAGTTTTTCTGTGGGAGTGCTGTTTCTAACTAATTCATTCGAGAACTACACAAGACTAATACAATCGCGATTCTAATGTAATCTAGCTTATCTGTGAACAGTACTAATGGAGGATATTTAGATTAGAGATCAAATAAAAATCGCTTTTCTCAAAATCAATATTGaatgtagtatttttttgtaGAACTGGGTCCTTTTAAAACTAGCCTAATAAATAGTATTTGTTAATGAGATGTCCTGGAGTGTGAGATCATAACAAAGTAAAATTTACATAATGGgaaagttatacattttatgaCTTGAGAAAGGTTAAAGAAATCAACGGAGATGCTTATGACCAATCAGGATAGAAATGCAATATATTCCCTAATATTCCTTAGACGTTTTTCCTTGACCTCAGCTTTATTTACCGTATTTGTCTGGACAACTATACTGATGTCAAACCCTCAGTGCCCATAGTGTCATTTATTTGTTAATGCAAATTTCAGAGATCCCTCAGTTCTCAATGAGTGTGGTTTAGATGAACAAACAAAAGAAGTGCTACTTGCAAACATCAAACGGAAACTGACATCTCAGGCTGTCAAAATAAGGGCCGATATCGAGTGTGCCTGCTATGGTTATGAAGGGATTGATGCAGTCAAAGCTGCGTTAAAGACTGGACTGTCATTATCAACTGTTGAGATGCCAATCAAGATAAATCTGATAGCTCCTCCATTATATGGTATGTTTAATTTGTAACTTTCACCGCTAGCCTGAgcctttttttatacaattttatcatGCAATCAGTCGAGAGACTGTGACAGATGTGTTCTGAGATTAATGGCAATCAGAGTAAATTCCTCATCAGGAATTTCATATTTAATCATGGTGGTCTAGTATATGCCGTCTTTTCAGTCTGCACATTGCATTGAAAAGTTAATTGCACAACAAGTTGGTTTTGGTGTGTCAGTTTgagtttgtatttaattttggtgttccatgtttatttttatatatatttaataataggtttagtttagtatattatgtattttttgtgtGCAATAAGATGTCAGACAATAATAGAATCAAGAAAATTAGATGgaaaaaagttataatttaaagaAGAATATATAGTAATAGTTGTCATTCTCCAATAAGATGGACCAACCAAATTAATGACTTGTCATCCAAATTCTTCATGGTTGTAAGATACATGCTGGACAGAATCTGCAGATCATCCGCTCCAGATGTTGGCCACAATCCTTAGACGTGAGAGACCGACCCCAGATAGAGATATCTAGCAACAATAATGAATAGCATTACCACACTATTGGACTTGGTGGTAGAAAAGGTGCTTCTGTGGTACTGATTTAGCATGCATCCTAATATCTCAAAATCATACAATcctaaaatatattgatttccAGTAATGACAACATCAACTCCAGAGAAGACAGACGGGCTCAAAGCATTACAAGATGCAATTGATAAAATTAAGGAAACAATAACAGAAGCCGGTGGCGTTTTCAATGTTCAGATGGCAGtaagttaattatatataatatagccaaaagtaaatgttattttttttttaatatttcatttttttctgACACTAAGGGATGAGCGAGCaacacgttcagctgatggtaatttatacgccccgCCCTTTACAAAGCAGTGCTGctttggattcttgaaaattccaaaaaatctgagtgacactacaattattgcatttgtctgcttgagacataagatgttatgtagataaagtctgatttgcccagtaatttcactatttatggggcccttcagactgaaacaaaaCTGTTTTATGTCCACCTTTAGTGTAACTGTTCTAGTAGcaataagaataaattattaaaaggcataaaaggcatttaatttctcaaaattcattcctttagaattctttttgatgtcttttcttATACCCATACtcgatactactaccgcttcggaaacaaatggcgctctgagagagaagaagcggcgcaagaaactctcccagcattctttttttgcgctcttttcaataaaaataaacaatattgtacagtcatttctattgctatgaaataatcacaatctagtcccaggctatccgatcatttagatactcagcagtggagtaataggttttacgacagagccatttttttataaaacatttaaattgatttatagataatgcctgaacagtgccGGGAGTgcctttattatagaagtgtatacatttacccttaaagctattatgtatcttatgaagcctactagaattagttacaagcaatccgtTATTTCTAGtgctataataatgaaaatcactattaagagcaaaaaggtgacgattttttgtgaacgtatattaaattttcataaatgttctgacaatgaacagtcataatatttatttctttaaatttttctttgagagactgtctataaccaagctgatatatagcacgaacagctctcttttgcagagcaaacactatatcaatgtcagcagcatgaccccatagtaatataccagatatgtcatgatgctgtgaaaataactgaagtacactaatctagtggtcgcaacattcgtgtactctctcatctttctaactgcatatgccgcagagctgagtctgtctgctagatgggcaatatgtggaccccactgaagacCACAcgtatctaacgtgataccaaAGAacaccgtagtgtccacaagttccaatctctggtcatttataagtacgttggtttgtacctccgctgtgtttggtgtaatgaaccgtaaactcTTTGTTGTTTTACTgcttaagtgcagattatttgtctcaaaccaacgcactatgaGAGTGCACTGTTTatctcgtcatcaatatctgcatgtcgcttcactttaaaaataagtgaagtttcatcagcaaacaatacaatctcatcgctatcatctaccacaaacggtagatcgttaatatatataagaaacaagaaaggaccgagaatagaaccctgtggaacacctattcccacaggtttacatGAAGActgtttgccatttacatcgactatctgaactctttttaacagatttagggctctatttttcactccataatgctttagttttaggagtaaagtttcatgacGCAGTCAagtgctttggacaaatcacaaaaaatgcccaaagcatcctgtgactcttcccaggcgttaaagatgtgctcaatgagtctagtacccgcattaattgttgataagcccctagtgaaatcaaattgatttttgttcattactttacaaaaatgcatttgtagctgttgaagcaaaagtttttcaaaaattttactaaaaacaggcagcactgaaataggtttgaaattagcagggtcaaaagaactgcccgatttaaacaaaggtataactttgctgtattttatgaggtcagggaacacaccctcatctatgcattcattaaatattattgctaattcatgtgatataatgtcaagtatgtattttacattattattcgAATGGCCCCacaggtcttttgtattttttaggttaattaatttgaagatttttattatatcgctgtacctgtaacatacttaaatttcaaatcagtggaagatactggttcGAGTATTGGGTATTATTAGTAAAACATTCTACTTTACCACAGCATAATATATTCCCCCATTACTGGtagtacatattattttgataaaggTATCCCTTTTGATCTTATCACCACCTAGCCATCATTAACAGAAATGACCAATGTTTGAATTTAGCAAATAGTATGAGATTTCATAGAAGTTATCATGTTTCAGCCTAAAGTTGTGACAGCCACAGACGAGGCAGAACTGGCTCGGCAGATGGAGAGGGCTGAAGCAGAGAATGCAGAGGTGGCTGGTGACTCCGCAGAAGAAGATGAGGATCAGGGTATGCCAACTTACTGAACATGAGTTTTCTtctaatctaatttaaaaacctgatataaataaacaacagCCTCTGGTATCATAACATGAAGAGAAGGTTTTTTTTCTTGCTGTCATATTAACCTTGAAACACTACTAAAGGAACATCGGatgttgaaaaaatataattctgcTAAATTTACTTCATTCATTTCAAAAGCCCAATCACTGGGCATCAATACACCACACTTATGTCTAGCTCGAAatcattatgaatatttaatcgcGGGAAAAAGTAAAGGAATATTCATGGAATATCCCTTTAGTTCGAGTCTTTTTCACCCTGGGCCcataaatatcatattatttaaatttaaacaaaatagtcAAATTAAGAAATTAAGGGCATTTAGTGAATATTgcataatatttagattttagatGAATGTCCTTTTGtgttatttggtagagttctTGTGACAgacttcgtcatgctcgcttgaATGCAACTGCTTGTGatggcgacgtggggcgggttcatcccttccctaaaatatgatcgagggaggcgatggttTGTCCATGTGGTATGCTCGTGAAGTACAAGTTTGTCGTGGTCGCTACGTGTGGTGAAGCAAGGTGGATGaatctgtaaatgttgattttcaaATCGTGGCAATTCGTTTTTTGCCACTATTTCtcgttaaagctcaaccttttccgaagcggtggtaaatgtaaaaatgaCATTCAAAAGAGTCATTTCCTTTACCTTTTTGACCAAATAGATCATCCATGTTACATGCGGGTATTTAGCccttaaaaaatttcaatttactgCGTACAGAATTATTGTGAAATGTGTATGTATTTCTTAGATTTGATAGGcttaaaattgttaataaaacgTGACGTTCTTTAGTATGTAAATTCGAATCTCGTCAAACCTCCGAAGCAAAGTTGATCTGACAGTtgtcaaaatgtatttattatatctgACAGctgtcatttttcaatttgttagAATTAACATCAATTTGTTAATTctaacaaattgaaaaatgataaaaaatataaataaatgtctgtttatttaaacagacagttatttatattttttgacagaTATTATGTTGTAAACACAACAATGTATCAAGGCTATTGTGGTAAAATtgagaaacaaaattatttataaattattgcttTTGTGCCAAAAATACGTTGAACGCCTGttttattctattaaaaaatatatttcaaactaaaaaaacaGACATGTTTTAGGAATGAAAATTATTTGGCAGCAATTTTATATAgccacatatttttttaaaggtatgGGTGATGCGGGTGCAGATGATGAGCCGCAACAAAATGGAGCTTCAGATGATGAAGATGATAACTGATCTAGTTGTTACATTATAAACTGTATACattgtaatacatattaaaaatactacaaTTTTCTaccacaatattattttcttttcccATATCCTatctaatattatgaattttagttttgtttgt from Leptidea sinapis chromosome 22, ilLepSina1.1, whole genome shotgun sequence encodes the following:
- the LOC126971008 gene encoding eukaryotic translation initiation factor 2 subunit 1, which codes for MPLSCRFYQEKYPEVEDVVMVNVRSIAEMGAYVHLLEYNNIEGMILLSELSRRRIRSINKLIRVGKTEPVVVIRVDKEKGYIDLSKRRVSAEDIDKCTERYAKAKAVNSILRHVAELLHYENSEQLEELYKRTAWLFEEKYKKKASAYDFFKQAAVDPSVLNECGLDEQTKEVLLANIKRKLTSQAVKIRADIECACYGYEGIDAVKAALKTGLSLSTVEMPIKINLIAPPLYVMTTSTPEKTDGLKALQDAIDKIKETITEAGGVFNVQMAPKVVTATDEAELARQMERAEAENAEVAGDSAEEDEDQGMGDAGADDEPQQNGASDDEDDN